A window from Desulfovibrio subterraneus encodes these proteins:
- the cobM gene encoding precorrin-4 C(11)-methyltransferase has translation MQVHEQGAATGAQGEERIQVWFIGAGPGDPELITVKGQRLIAEADLVLYAGSLVPEAVVAHARADALVVDSAPMNLEETHACIMRTVAAGGMVARVHTGDPSLYGAIREQMHLLDAEGIRHAVVPGVTAGFAAAAASSTSLTVPDLSQSFIITRLEGRTPVPDTEKLRDLARHRCAMAIYLSAANPQGIVDELRAGGLEDTVAVIVAYRVGWPEQKLVHTTIGGMLEAVREHGLHRQTVFLVLPGEDGSARFSKLYDPGFPHGYRRSRNDG, from the coding sequence ATGCAGGTTCATGAGCAGGGCGCCGCGACCGGTGCGCAGGGAGAGGAGCGGATTCAGGTTTGGTTCATAGGCGCAGGGCCGGGAGACCCTGAGCTGATTACCGTGAAAGGACAGCGACTCATCGCCGAGGCCGACCTTGTGCTGTATGCGGGTTCGCTTGTTCCCGAAGCGGTTGTTGCCCATGCCCGTGCCGATGCGCTGGTTGTGGATTCCGCCCCCATGAACCTTGAAGAAACCCATGCCTGCATCATGCGCACAGTTGCGGCGGGCGGCATGGTGGCCCGCGTGCATACGGGCGATCCTTCTCTCTACGGGGCCATACGCGAGCAGATGCATCTTCTGGATGCAGAAGGCATCCGCCATGCGGTGGTACCCGGGGTGACCGCAGGGTTTGCTGCCGCTGCTGCCTCGTCCACCTCGCTGACGGTTCCCGATCTCTCTCAATCCTTCATCATCACCCGGCTGGAAGGGCGCACGCCCGTTCCCGATACGGAAAAGCTCCGCGATCTGGCCCGCCACAGGTGCGCCATGGCCATCTATCTTTCCGCGGCCAACCCGCAGGGCATAGTGGATGAACTGCGCGCGGGCGGGCTGGAAGATACTGTGGCCGTTATTGTGGCCTATCGTGTGGGCTGGCCGGAGCAGAAGCTAGTACACACCACCATAGGCGGTATGCTTGAGGCCGTGCGCGAACATGGGCTGCATCGCCAGACCGTGTTTCTTGTGCTGCCGGGTGAAGACGGTTCTGCCCGTTTTTCCAAGCTCTATGACCCCGGCTTTCCCCACGGATACAGACGGAGCCGCAACGACGGCTGA
- a CDS encoding substrate-binding periplasmic protein — protein MRVFPILLIVMLFVAGTAEAAEPLSFVVPEYPPHSFADSSSPHGASGLSVDIVSAALDKMGVSYTLKVYPWARSLYLVEQGVVDGVINLYMTPERQQVLDYCSEPLFFERVYLFARAGTTIGWNGDFRSIAGKRLGVALGFSHGARADAAKVSGEINIIEFYSMQENINALMDGNVDVVLSDSDVARYLAKSVGKEGMLVALNPIVESVPSYVAFSKKRNLQQLRDRLDEVLRAMRENGDIALWERKYYGHQDKSDK, from the coding sequence ATGCGTGTCTTCCCGATACTTCTGATTGTCATGCTGTTTGTTGCGGGAACCGCTGAAGCTGCGGAACCGCTTTCCTTTGTTGTTCCGGAATACCCGCCCCATTCCTTTGCAGATTCATCGAGCCCGCATGGGGCTTCCGGCCTGTCGGTGGATATCGTTTCCGCTGCGCTGGACAAGATGGGCGTATCCTACACGCTTAAGGTCTACCCGTGGGCGAGGAGTCTGTATCTTGTCGAGCAGGGAGTTGTGGACGGAGTCATCAATCTGTATATGACGCCGGAACGACAACAGGTGCTGGATTATTGTTCCGAGCCGCTTTTCTTCGAGAGGGTGTATCTCTTTGCCCGCGCCGGAACAACGATAGGATGGAATGGCGACTTCAGGAGCATAGCAGGCAAACGTCTTGGTGTGGCTCTGGGGTTCAGCCACGGAGCCAGGGCGGATGCTGCCAAAGTTTCCGGAGAAATTAACATCATAGAATTCTATAGCATGCAGGAAAACATCAATGCTCTAATGGACGGGAATGTTGATGTTGTTCTAAGTGACAGCGATGTTGCCCGCTATCTGGCCAAATCCGTCGGAAAAGAAGGTATGCTTGTTGCGCTGAACCCCATTGTGGAAAGCGTGCCTTCCTATGTGGCTTTTTCAAAAAAGCGCAACCTGCAGCAGCTGCGGGACAGGCTTGATGAGGTTCTTCGGGCCATGCGGGAGAATGGAGACATTGCGTTGTGGGAACGGAAATATTACGGGCATCAGGACAAATCAGATAAATAA
- a CDS encoding 4Fe-4S dicluster domain-containing protein, protein MYFKNYDNTIHFEIMVRIAKAFHSDDFEAAVDRIPQEMRPRSPKSSRCCIYRDRAIIKYRCMATLGFAIENEENELKPLSAYAREALERDSVRGNMITFIDEACNGCVRTHYEATSACRGCLAEACVQHCPKDAVQVINGKSVIDPEKCIKCGKCMDACPYHAIVYIPIPCEESCPTGAISKDVSGKEVIDYSKCIFCGKCLAACPFTAVLERSQMVDVMQRMKNGKSMVAMIAPAIAGEFNASMKQLATALRRIGFSDVVEVAAGADITARREADEFIERMEHGASFMTTSCCPAYTELVRKHVPELAPHVSDTRTPMHYTARMVKERDAESCTVFVGPCVAKRHEGTNDEYVDHVLTFQELEAMFQAHGIVIAECEESEFGIAGCREGRSFPVSGGVTAGIRSMINERAEILRPTIVDGLTSKTLKELRNFVKKGAPGNFVEVMGCEGGCVAGPATVVPARKAAKKCTEYALSSPSALSVERASD, encoded by the coding sequence ATGTACTTCAAGAACTACGACAATACTATCCATTTCGAAATCATGGTCCGTATAGCCAAGGCCTTCCATAGTGACGACTTTGAAGCTGCCGTAGACAGAATCCCGCAGGAAATGCGTCCGCGTTCTCCCAAAAGCTCGCGTTGCTGTATCTACCGTGACCGCGCAATCATCAAATACCGCTGCATGGCCACCCTCGGGTTTGCCATTGAGAACGAAGAAAACGAACTGAAGCCCCTTTCCGCCTACGCCCGCGAAGCATTGGAACGCGACAGCGTGCGGGGTAACATGATCACCTTCATAGATGAAGCTTGCAACGGCTGCGTGCGCACCCATTACGAGGCCACCAGCGCATGCCGTGGCTGCCTGGCAGAAGCCTGCGTGCAGCACTGTCCCAAAGATGCCGTGCAGGTGATTAACGGCAAGTCCGTGATCGACCCTGAGAAGTGTATCAAGTGCGGCAAGTGCATGGACGCCTGCCCGTATCACGCCATCGTCTACATTCCCATTCCCTGCGAGGAATCCTGCCCCACAGGAGCCATTTCAAAGGACGTGAGCGGCAAGGAAGTCATCGACTACTCCAAGTGCATCTTCTGCGGCAAGTGCCTGGCAGCCTGTCCGTTCACCGCCGTGCTTGAGCGTTCGCAGATGGTTGACGTGATGCAGCGGATGAAAAACGGAAAATCCATGGTTGCCATGATCGCACCGGCCATCGCGGGCGAGTTCAACGCCAGCATGAAGCAGCTTGCAACCGCGCTGCGCCGTATAGGTTTCAGCGACGTGGTGGAAGTGGCCGCAGGCGCGGACATCACCGCACGCCGCGAGGCAGACGAATTTATCGAACGCATGGAGCACGGCGCGTCTTTCATGACCACCTCGTGCTGCCCTGCCTATACCGAGCTTGTGCGCAAGCATGTTCCCGAGCTTGCCCCCCACGTTTCCGACACCCGCACCCCCATGCACTACACCGCACGGATGGTGAAAGAGCGTGATGCGGAAAGCTGCACCGTCTTTGTGGGTCCCTGCGTTGCCAAGCGGCACGAAGGCACCAATGACGAATACGTGGATCACGTACTGACCTTTCAGGAACTGGAAGCCATGTTTCAGGCACACGGCATCGTGATTGCCGAATGCGAAGAAAGCGAATTCGGCATAGCCGGATGTCGCGAAGGTCGTAGCTTCCCCGTGAGCGGCGGGGTAACGGCCGGAATCCGTTCCATGATCAACGAGCGAGCGGAGATTCTTCGCCCCACCATCGTGGATGGCCTTACCTCCAAAACGCTCAAGGAACTCAGAAATTTTGTCAAAAAAGGCGCACCCGGCAACTTTGTGGAAGTCATGGGATGCGAGGGCGGCTGTGTGGCCGGTCCCGCAACCGTAGTACCCGCCCGCAAAGCCGCCAAGAAGTGCACCGAATACGCATTATCCAGTCCGAGCGCTCTCAGCGTCGAGAGAGCCAGCGACTGA
- a CDS encoding substrate-binding periplasmic protein has protein sequence MDIVAEAMRRADIDFELKTVPWSRAMYLVKNGGADAIVNIYWTQERSEIFDFCTNEMFYDHVYFFTTDASLKWKGDMRSLAGKTVGVVLSYSYGPVVDEALRSGLFPRQIEMYTLAELMESVAAGKVQVAPLERDVAIYLAEQAGFADKLYALGPVGDKIPSYIAFSRLSNLTDVRKKLDKILLQMHHDGTIDSITEKYYRKVNAGS, from the coding sequence GTGGATATTGTTGCGGAGGCCATGCGCCGCGCGGATATCGATTTTGAACTCAAAACGGTTCCGTGGTCCCGTGCCATGTATCTGGTGAAGAACGGCGGAGCGGACGCCATCGTCAACATCTACTGGACGCAGGAGCGGAGCGAGATTTTCGATTTCTGCACCAATGAGATGTTTTATGATCACGTCTACTTTTTCACCACAGATGCTTCGCTGAAGTGGAAAGGGGATATGCGCAGCCTTGCCGGAAAGACCGTGGGCGTGGTTCTCAGCTACAGTTACGGGCCGGTCGTGGACGAAGCTTTGCGCAGCGGCTTATTTCCGCGACAGATAGAGATGTATACTTTGGCGGAGCTCATGGAATCGGTCGCTGCCGGCAAGGTGCAGGTGGCACCTCTGGAGCGGGATGTGGCCATTTATCTTGCAGAACAGGCCGGATTCGCGGACAAACTGTATGCCTTGGGGCCTGTCGGAGATAAAATTCCCTCGTATATTGCTTTTTCCCGTCTGTCCAACTTGACGGATGTGCGCAAAAAACTGGACAAGATTCTCTTGCAGATGCACCACGACGGCACCATAGATTCCATTACCGAGAAATATTACAGGAAAGTTAATGCAGGTTCATGA
- the hydG gene encoding [FeFe] hydrogenase H-cluster radical SAM maturase HydG, producing MHHSTRHLPDFIDNSRIENALSDTGFSDDSVAIRDILAKADAKAGLSMEEAACLLKTQNPESVQAILETASRLKKSIYGNRLVLFAPLYVTNECCNRCLYCGFQDTNAQLERRTLTDEELREEVRILESQGQKRLLLVYGEHPTLGAEWMARTMRTVYETSSGDCGQIRRVNVNCAPLSVEGFRTLKAEGIGTYQCFQETYHRPTYAAMHLRGPKSDYLWRLYALHRAMEAGIDDVGIGPLFGLYNPDFEVLATLNHAAQLEKDCGVGPHTVSFPRLEPALGAHVASRPPHALSDSHFTRIVAVLRLALPYTGLILSTRESAELRTRLIEVGVSQISAASRTYPGGYADAEKATKRSCSCSNADSHSQNTPEQNHVHATGKPEAQQFATGDHRTLDEVVHDIVANHGYLPSWCTACYRAGRTGDHFMDLAKTGGIQKFCHPNSLLTFQEYLLDYATAQTREAGERLIAAELAGQPESRRLKLQAMLERIRNGERDLYI from the coding sequence ATGCACCACAGCACCCGCCATCTGCCCGATTTCATAGATAACAGCCGCATTGAAAACGCCCTTTCAGACACAGGGTTCAGTGACGATTCGGTTGCCATACGGGACATACTCGCCAAGGCTGATGCCAAGGCAGGTCTCAGCATGGAAGAGGCGGCATGCCTGTTGAAAACGCAGAACCCGGAATCCGTGCAGGCCATTCTGGAAACAGCTTCGCGCCTCAAAAAATCCATCTACGGCAACCGTCTTGTCCTTTTCGCTCCCCTTTACGTTACCAACGAATGCTGCAACCGCTGCCTGTACTGCGGTTTTCAGGACACCAATGCGCAGCTTGAACGCCGCACGCTGACGGATGAAGAACTGCGCGAAGAAGTGCGCATTCTGGAATCGCAGGGGCAGAAACGCCTGCTGCTGGTCTACGGCGAGCACCCCACGCTGGGGGCGGAATGGATGGCCCGGACCATGCGCACGGTCTATGAAACAAGCTCCGGCGATTGCGGCCAGATACGCCGTGTGAACGTGAACTGCGCCCCGCTTTCCGTGGAAGGGTTCCGCACCCTCAAAGCAGAGGGCATAGGCACCTACCAGTGTTTTCAGGAAACCTACCACCGCCCCACCTATGCGGCCATGCACCTGCGCGGCCCCAAAAGCGACTACCTGTGGCGGCTCTATGCCCTGCACCGCGCCATGGAAGCAGGCATTGACGACGTGGGCATAGGCCCCCTTTTCGGCTTGTACAATCCCGATTTCGAGGTGCTCGCCACGCTCAACCACGCAGCGCAGCTGGAAAAGGATTGCGGCGTGGGTCCGCACACGGTTTCCTTCCCCCGTCTGGAACCTGCCCTTGGAGCGCATGTTGCCAGCCGCCCGCCGCATGCCCTTTCCGACTCCCATTTCACGCGCATAGTGGCCGTGCTGCGCCTTGCGCTGCCCTACACGGGACTCATTCTTTCCACACGGGAATCCGCAGAGCTGCGGACCAGACTCATCGAGGTGGGCGTATCGCAGATATCCGCAGCCTCGCGCACCTATCCCGGCGGCTATGCCGATGCGGAAAAGGCCACAAAGAGGTCATGCTCCTGCAGCAATGCGGACTCACACAGCCAGAACACGCCGGAGCAGAACCACGTGCATGCAACCGGGAAACCGGAAGCCCAGCAATTTGCCACCGGCGACCACCGCACGCTGGATGAAGTGGTTCACGACATTGTGGCCAACCACGGCTACCTGCCCTCATGGTGCACGGCCTGCTACCGCGCAGGGCGCACCGGCGACCATTTCATGGACCTTGCGAAGACAGGGGGCATACAGAAGTTCTGCCACCCTAACTCTCTGCTCACCTTTCAGGAATACCTGCTGGATTACGCCACCGCGCAGACACGCGAGGCGGGTGAACGACTCATCGCCGCAGAGCTGGCCGGACAGCCGGAATCGCGCCGCCTGAAATTACAGGCAATGCTGGAACGCATCCGCAACGGCGAACGGGATCTATATATCTAG
- the cbiE gene encoding precorrin-6y C5,15-methyltransferase (decarboxylating) subunit CbiE, which yields MPIQVVGLGVDSEALPDLHSGVIDGAEVLVGGKRQLVMFEDHPAVKIAITAPLESVFADIAAHDGAGRDIVVLADGDPLFFGIGTRLVDEFGPDGVHFYPNITSLQAAAARAKVPWHEVVCVSLHGRDDYVPLYNALRMRNWVAILTDDRNIPAAIAQRLLDKGAEWFSMWVFENLGSEDEHFDRYPLAKAATKSFSRLNLVLLERKGNPEHPLALGTMDDAYISDKGLITKWPVRAAGLAALRLAPDNVLWDLGAGSGSLGIEACALLQAGEVYAVERNGNRVGMIRENRKRFGALALEVVHGTLPACLKELPDPHRIFIGGGLGKDGALLDVVCPRLRPGGRLVVHCVLLGTLERCRRYLAEQGWAVDITMIQSSVSVPLAGDLRMEGQNPVYIIAAEKPGGA from the coding sequence ATGCCGATTCAGGTTGTCGGTCTGGGAGTGGATTCGGAAGCTCTGCCCGACCTGCACTCGGGGGTCATAGACGGTGCCGAGGTACTTGTGGGTGGCAAGCGTCAGCTGGTCATGTTTGAAGATCATCCCGCTGTCAAGATTGCCATAACCGCACCGCTTGAATCCGTATTTGCCGACATTGCCGCCCACGACGGAGCCGGAAGGGATATCGTTGTGCTGGCAGATGGCGACCCTCTCTTCTTCGGCATTGGTACCCGTCTTGTGGATGAATTCGGTCCCGACGGAGTGCATTTCTATCCCAATATCACGTCCCTGCAAGCCGCAGCCGCACGGGCCAAGGTGCCGTGGCATGAGGTGGTTTGCGTCTCTTTGCACGGCCGTGACGACTATGTTCCGCTCTATAATGCGCTTCGCATGCGTAACTGGGTTGCGATTCTGACCGACGACCGGAATATACCCGCCGCCATTGCGCAGCGCCTGCTTGATAAGGGCGCGGAATGGTTCTCCATGTGGGTGTTCGAGAACCTCGGTTCGGAAGATGAGCATTTTGACCGTTATCCGCTTGCCAAGGCGGCAACAAAGAGTTTTTCCCGCCTCAACCTTGTACTGCTGGAAAGAAAAGGCAACCCGGAACACCCCCTTGCTCTGGGTACCATGGACGATGCCTATATTTCAGACAAAGGGCTCATCACCAAATGGCCGGTGCGTGCCGCCGGACTTGCAGCCCTTCGCCTTGCTCCGGACAACGTGTTGTGGGACCTTGGTGCCGGTAGCGGTTCACTGGGCATAGAAGCCTGTGCCCTGCTGCAGGCGGGAGAGGTGTACGCCGTGGAACGCAACGGCAACCGCGTGGGAATGATTCGTGAAAACCGCAAGCGGTTCGGGGCGTTGGCGCTGGAGGTGGTGCATGGCACCTTGCCTGCCTGCCTCAAGGAACTGCCCGATCCGCACCGCATTTTTATCGGCGGCGGACTCGGCAAGGACGGCGCGCTGCTTGATGTCGTCTGCCCCCGTCTTCGACCGGGAGGACGGCTTGTCGTCCATTGTGTTCTGCTGGGAACCCTCGAACGCTGCCGCCGGTATCTGGCCGAACAGGGCTGGGCGGTGGATATAACCATGATCCAGTCTTCCGTGTCTGTTCCTCTTGCGGGCGACCTCCGCATGGAAGGGCAGAATCCCGTATACATCATCGCTGCGGAGAAGCCCGGAGGTGCGTAA
- a CDS encoding TerC family protein: MFTWMLDPHAWVGFLTLTALEIVLGIDNIVFLSLVTSRLPASQRDKARRLGLILAMGMRLLLLASISWVMSLTEPLFEVLGRGISGRDIILLAGGLFLLAKATMEIHHEMENSHSETAPRASNFPAAIVQIVLLDIIFSLDSVITAVGLVEHLPIMMLAVIASVGLMLFAAKPIGEFVTAHPSFKMLAMAFLLLVGFTLVGEGAGVHVPKGYIYFAMAFSLGVELLNLRRVQRVQADR, translated from the coding sequence ATGTTCACATGGATGCTCGATCCCCATGCATGGGTCGGCTTTCTTACGCTTACCGCGCTTGAGATTGTGCTCGGTATCGACAACATCGTCTTTCTTTCCCTTGTCACATCACGGCTTCCCGCTTCGCAGCGGGACAAGGCCAGAAGGCTGGGCCTGATTCTGGCCATGGGCATGCGTCTTCTGCTGCTGGCCTCCATCTCGTGGGTTATGTCGCTTACCGAGCCTCTCTTCGAGGTGCTTGGCAGGGGCATATCCGGCCGTGACATCATCCTGCTTGCGGGTGGTCTGTTCCTGCTGGCCAAGGCCACCATGGAGATCCATCACGAAATGGAGAATTCGCATAGCGAAACGGCGCCCAGAGCTTCCAATTTCCCGGCGGCCATTGTGCAGATCGTGCTGCTGGACATCATCTTTTCGCTGGATTCCGTCATCACGGCGGTGGGGCTTGTCGAGCATCTGCCCATCATGATGCTGGCGGTCATTGCCTCGGTGGGGCTGATGCTGTTTGCGGCAAAACCCATCGGCGAGTTTGTCACGGCGCATCCTTCGTTCAAGATGCTGGCCATGGCCTTTCTCCTTCTCGTGGGCTTCACGCTGGTGGGTGAAGGGGCGGGCGTGCATGTACCCAAGGGCTACATCTATTTCGCCATG
- a CDS encoding ATP-binding protein codes for MLQFERVLEHIAHPSTVQLYREFRKKEDFSFAEFLHGYFYLRFPYFYIGIGKGHHPLSRYLSEPLCWIADRLGLWKESDFASPKGTGGFADTYHGKVLRTESARKLIMVKRSIALPNLEKVLPYSSAKDLILEHPDHIVLFDCPCRVNSENPCLPLDVCMIVGEPFVTFVEEHHPDKTRRVTPDEAVRVIEEENRRGHVTHAFFKEAVLGRYYAICNCCSCCCGAMRAHFNGVPMLESSGYLATVDAERCVGCGKCAKKCQFSAIHMDGGTAVVDAAECMGCGVCRFQCANDAISLVRNSEASDPLEIDSLMSGRKDEAA; via the coding sequence ATGCTGCAGTTTGAACGGGTTCTTGAGCACATAGCCCATCCTTCCACCGTGCAGCTGTACAGAGAGTTTCGCAAGAAGGAGGATTTTTCCTTTGCGGAGTTCCTGCACGGCTACTTCTACCTGCGTTTTCCCTATTTTTACATTGGGATAGGCAAGGGCCATCATCCCCTGTCGCGCTATCTCAGCGAACCGCTTTGCTGGATAGCGGACCGCCTTGGTTTGTGGAAGGAGAGCGACTTTGCCTCACCTAAAGGGACCGGCGGATTTGCGGATACCTACCACGGCAAGGTGCTGCGCACCGAATCAGCCCGCAAGCTGATAATGGTAAAGCGGAGCATAGCACTCCCCAATCTTGAGAAGGTGCTGCCGTATTCCTCGGCCAAGGACCTTATCCTTGAACATCCCGACCATATTGTTTTGTTCGATTGCCCATGCCGCGTGAACAGCGAGAATCCCTGCCTGCCGCTGGATGTGTGCATGATCGTGGGTGAGCCGTTCGTGACCTTTGTGGAGGAGCATCACCCGGACAAGACCCGTCGGGTAACGCCGGACGAGGCTGTACGTGTGATAGAGGAAGAAAACCGCAGGGGGCATGTGACGCACGCCTTTTTCAAGGAGGCGGTGCTCGGCCGCTATTACGCCATATGCAACTGCTGCTCATGCTGTTGCGGGGCCATGCGGGCGCATTTCAACGGCGTGCCCATGCTGGAATCCTCGGGCTACCTTGCAACGGTGGATGCGGAACGCTGTGTGGGCTGCGGCAAATGCGCGAAGAAATGCCAGTTCAGCGCCATACACATGGATGGGGGTACTGCGGTTGTGGATGCCGCAGAATGCATGGGCTGCGGAGTGTGCCGTTTTCAGTGCGCCAACGATGCCATATCGCTCGTGCGCAACAGTGAAGCCAGCGACCCGTTGGAGATTGATTCCCTCATGTCCGGCCGGAAAGATGAAGCCGCCTAG